One Salvia splendens isolate huo1 chromosome 22, SspV2, whole genome shotgun sequence DNA segment encodes these proteins:
- the LOC121786349 gene encoding G-type lectin S-receptor-like serine/threonine-protein kinase At4g27290 isoform X2, which yields MTLCFFTTILCALLHSAPFLSLTVGAVYDHILFPNQTLVIGQTLVSSNHVFEMGFFSPGKSSNRFLGIWYNNTPDVVAWVANRNHPIPAHQTPFFMISGNGSLVISSGESIIWLANSSGIPTNINPVLQLLDSGNLVLVDNMAEGGYLWQSFDHPTDTLLQGMQLVDDADSGVEKYLTSWRNADDPSPGDYILRMENNGLPDVVELRGTTKRYRLGQWNGLYFGGGPRFPNAMYNVSVVFRQERMISVEYGSPAVTRITLDPSGTMTRHTLNAQRHKWNRAFTVPQDTCDEYGICGPNGICKSRTNSPIRCQCFKGFAPKFQSYWDLQDWSGGCTRIKPLNCYGGDGFVKVGGVKYPDMLSFWLNRNMSLSECKAECLKNCSCTAYANPFITNGGSGCLMWFNELIDTKELSAADSKQNIYIRMPVSELDLSTGLEDEKENKRPMKLILISMASGVFISAFINGGILFMARLKRQVKSKNEDLELTVIKMETIVQATNNFSTENMIGVGGFGPVYKGNMPSGEEIAVKRLSRSSHQGLEEFRNEVMVIAKLQHKNLVKLLGCCIEEDERMLIYEYLENKSLDLLVFDDGRKTVLTWPMRYDIIMGIARGLLYLHHDSRLKIIHRDLKTSNILLDRHLTPKISDFGLARIFEEDQALARTKRVIGTFGYMAPEYAIDGKYSVKSDIFGLGVVLLEIISGKKNRGHGCFGKKTSVWS from the exons GCGCCCTGCTTCACTCTGCCCCCTTTCTTAGTTTAACTGTTGGGGCAGTTTATGATCACATACTTTTCCCAAATCAAACACTTGTTATTGGGCAGACTCTGGTTTCTTCAAACCATGTTTTTGAAATGGGATTTTTCTCACCCGGGAAGTCCTCAAATAGATTCTTGGGAATATGGTACAACAACACACCAGATGTTGTAGCCTGGGTTGCAAATAGAAACCATCCCATCCCTGCCCACCAAACACCTTTTTTTATGATATCTGGAAATGGAAGTCTTGTTATTAGCAGTGGCGAAAGCATTATCTGGTTAGCGAATTCATCAGGGATTCCAACAAATATTAATCCAGTTTTGCAGCTCCTGGATTCTGGAAACTTGGTTCTTGTAGACAACATGGCAGAAGGCGGCTACCTATGGCAGAGTTTTGATCATCCAACTGACACTTTATTGCAAGGGATGCAATTAGTTGATGATGCAGATTCGGGGGTCGAGAAATATTTGACCTCTTGGAGAAATGCCGATGACCCTTCTCCTGGAGATTACATATTAAGAATGGAAAACAATGGCTTGCCTGATGTTGTAGAGCTGAGAGGGACAACGAAGAGATACCGGCTGGGACAGTGGAACGGTTTATATTTTGGTGGCGGTCCACGCTTTCCCAATGCCATGTACAATGTTTCTGTGGTGTTCAGACAAGAGAGGATGATATCTGTGGAATACGGCAGCCCGGCTGTCACAAGAATAACTCTGGATCCATCTGGTACAATGACACGCCATACGCTCAATGCTCAGAGACACAAATGGAATCGTGCCTTTACAGTTCCTCAAGATACATGCGACGAATATGGTATATGTGGTCCTAATGGAATCTGCAAATCCAGAACTAACAGCCCAATTAGATGTCAGTGTTTCAAGGGATTTGCTCCTAAGTTTCAAAGTTACTGGGACCTTCAGGATTGGTCGGGTGGTTGCACTAGAATTAAGCCGTTGAATTGCTACGGTGGAGATGGATTTGTAAAGGTTGGAGGGGTGAAATATCCTGACATGTTGAGTTTTTGGTTGAACAGAAATATGAGCCTTAGTGAGTGTAAAGCTGAGTGCTTGAAAAACTGCAGTTGCACTGCGTATGCGAATCCATTCATTACTAATGGAGGAAGCGGCTGTTTGATGTGGTTCAATGAACTCATTGACACCAAGGAACTTTCTGCAGCAGATAGCAAGCAGAACATCTATATCCGCATGCCAGTTTCTGAACTAG ATTTGAGCACAGGTTTAGAGGATGAGAAGGAGAATAAAAGGCCTATGAAGTTAATACTGATATCAATGGCTTCTGGTGTTTTCATCTCGGCCTTTATCAATGGAGGCATACTTTTTATGGCAAGACTAAAGAGGCAAG taaaaagtaaaaatgagGACCTAGAATTAACTGTCATCAAAATGGAGACTATTGTGCAAGCAACAAATAATTTCTCAACGGAAAACATGATTGGGGTTGGAGGATTTGGTCCTGTTTACAAG GGGAACATGCCATCTGGAGAAGAAATCGCTGTCAAAAGATTGTCAAGATCCTCACACCAAGGTCTTGAAGAGTTCAGAAATGAAGTTATGGTGATTGCAAAACTCCAACACAAAAACCTCGTCAAACTTTTAGGATGTTGCATTGAAGAAGACGAGAGGATGCTAATATACGAATACCTAGAGAATAAAAGCCTTGATCTTCTTGTTTTTG ATGATGGTCGGAAAACAGTTTTGACATGGCCTATGCGTTATGACATTATTATGGGGATTGCAAGGGGACTGCTATATCTCCATCATGATTCCAGATTAAAGATTATTCATAGGGATCTAAAAACGAGCAATATTTTACTGGACAGACATTTAACTCCGAAAATTTCAGATTTTGGGCTAGCCAGAATTTTCGAAGAGGATCAGGCTCTAGCTCGAACAAAAAGGGTTATAGGGACATT TGGATACATGGCTCCTGAGTATGCAATTGATGGGAAATACTCAGTGAAATCTGACATCTTTGGTCTTGGAGTGGTTTTGCTGGAGATTATTAGTGGAAAAAAGAACAGAGG GCATGGTTGCTTTGGAAAGAAAACAAGTGTTTGGAGTTGA
- the LOC121786349 gene encoding G-type lectin S-receptor-like serine/threonine-protein kinase At4g27290 isoform X1 — MTLCFFTTILCALLHSAPFLSLTVGAVYDHILFPNQTLVIGQTLVSSNHVFEMGFFSPGKSSNRFLGIWYNNTPDVVAWVANRNHPIPAHQTPFFMISGNGSLVISSGESIIWLANSSGIPTNINPVLQLLDSGNLVLVDNMAEGGYLWQSFDHPTDTLLQGMQLVDDADSGVEKYLTSWRNADDPSPGDYILRMENNGLPDVVELRGTTKRYRLGQWNGLYFGGGPRFPNAMYNVSVVFRQERMISVEYGSPAVTRITLDPSGTMTRHTLNAQRHKWNRAFTVPQDTCDEYGICGPNGICKSRTNSPIRCQCFKGFAPKFQSYWDLQDWSGGCTRIKPLNCYGGDGFVKVGGVKYPDMLSFWLNRNMSLSECKAECLKNCSCTAYANPFITNGGSGCLMWFNELIDTKELSAADSKQNIYIRMPVSELDLSTGLEDEKENKRPMKLILISMASGVFISAFINGGILFMARLKRQVKSKNEDLELTVIKMETIVQATNNFSTENMIGVGGFGPVYKGNMPSGEEIAVKRLSRSSHQGLEEFRNEVMVIAKLQHKNLVKLLGCCIEEDERMLIYEYLENKSLDLLVFDDGRKTVLTWPMRYDIIMGIARGLLYLHHDSRLKIIHRDLKTSNILLDRHLTPKISDFGLARIFEEDQALARTKRVIGTFGYMAPEYAIDGKYSVKSDIFGLGVVLLEIISGKKNRGYEDTNHNVNLLGHAWLLWKENKCLELMDGCLRKTFRECEVKRCIQVGLLCVQKYADDRPIMSLVVSMLGSNAAVLPEPKEPGFFIQRSSSPPGSSTSPSFKSENTITITDLEAR, encoded by the exons GCGCCCTGCTTCACTCTGCCCCCTTTCTTAGTTTAACTGTTGGGGCAGTTTATGATCACATACTTTTCCCAAATCAAACACTTGTTATTGGGCAGACTCTGGTTTCTTCAAACCATGTTTTTGAAATGGGATTTTTCTCACCCGGGAAGTCCTCAAATAGATTCTTGGGAATATGGTACAACAACACACCAGATGTTGTAGCCTGGGTTGCAAATAGAAACCATCCCATCCCTGCCCACCAAACACCTTTTTTTATGATATCTGGAAATGGAAGTCTTGTTATTAGCAGTGGCGAAAGCATTATCTGGTTAGCGAATTCATCAGGGATTCCAACAAATATTAATCCAGTTTTGCAGCTCCTGGATTCTGGAAACTTGGTTCTTGTAGACAACATGGCAGAAGGCGGCTACCTATGGCAGAGTTTTGATCATCCAACTGACACTTTATTGCAAGGGATGCAATTAGTTGATGATGCAGATTCGGGGGTCGAGAAATATTTGACCTCTTGGAGAAATGCCGATGACCCTTCTCCTGGAGATTACATATTAAGAATGGAAAACAATGGCTTGCCTGATGTTGTAGAGCTGAGAGGGACAACGAAGAGATACCGGCTGGGACAGTGGAACGGTTTATATTTTGGTGGCGGTCCACGCTTTCCCAATGCCATGTACAATGTTTCTGTGGTGTTCAGACAAGAGAGGATGATATCTGTGGAATACGGCAGCCCGGCTGTCACAAGAATAACTCTGGATCCATCTGGTACAATGACACGCCATACGCTCAATGCTCAGAGACACAAATGGAATCGTGCCTTTACAGTTCCTCAAGATACATGCGACGAATATGGTATATGTGGTCCTAATGGAATCTGCAAATCCAGAACTAACAGCCCAATTAGATGTCAGTGTTTCAAGGGATTTGCTCCTAAGTTTCAAAGTTACTGGGACCTTCAGGATTGGTCGGGTGGTTGCACTAGAATTAAGCCGTTGAATTGCTACGGTGGAGATGGATTTGTAAAGGTTGGAGGGGTGAAATATCCTGACATGTTGAGTTTTTGGTTGAACAGAAATATGAGCCTTAGTGAGTGTAAAGCTGAGTGCTTGAAAAACTGCAGTTGCACTGCGTATGCGAATCCATTCATTACTAATGGAGGAAGCGGCTGTTTGATGTGGTTCAATGAACTCATTGACACCAAGGAACTTTCTGCAGCAGATAGCAAGCAGAACATCTATATCCGCATGCCAGTTTCTGAACTAG ATTTGAGCACAGGTTTAGAGGATGAGAAGGAGAATAAAAGGCCTATGAAGTTAATACTGATATCAATGGCTTCTGGTGTTTTCATCTCGGCCTTTATCAATGGAGGCATACTTTTTATGGCAAGACTAAAGAGGCAAG taaaaagtaaaaatgagGACCTAGAATTAACTGTCATCAAAATGGAGACTATTGTGCAAGCAACAAATAATTTCTCAACGGAAAACATGATTGGGGTTGGAGGATTTGGTCCTGTTTACAAG GGGAACATGCCATCTGGAGAAGAAATCGCTGTCAAAAGATTGTCAAGATCCTCACACCAAGGTCTTGAAGAGTTCAGAAATGAAGTTATGGTGATTGCAAAACTCCAACACAAAAACCTCGTCAAACTTTTAGGATGTTGCATTGAAGAAGACGAGAGGATGCTAATATACGAATACCTAGAGAATAAAAGCCTTGATCTTCTTGTTTTTG ATGATGGTCGGAAAACAGTTTTGACATGGCCTATGCGTTATGACATTATTATGGGGATTGCAAGGGGACTGCTATATCTCCATCATGATTCCAGATTAAAGATTATTCATAGGGATCTAAAAACGAGCAATATTTTACTGGACAGACATTTAACTCCGAAAATTTCAGATTTTGGGCTAGCCAGAATTTTCGAAGAGGATCAGGCTCTAGCTCGAACAAAAAGGGTTATAGGGACATT TGGATACATGGCTCCTGAGTATGCAATTGATGGGAAATACTCAGTGAAATCTGACATCTTTGGTCTTGGAGTGGTTTTGCTGGAGATTATTAGTGGAAAAAAGAACAGAGGGTATGAAGACACCAATCACAATGTTAACCTGTTGGGCCAT GCATGGTTGCTTTGGAAAGAAAACAAGTGTTTGGAGTTGATGGATGGATGTTTGAGGAAGACATTTAGGGAGTGTGAAGTGAAGAGATGCATTCAAGTGGGGTTATTATGCGTTCAAAAATATGCGGATGATAGGCCTATCATGTCATTAGTAGTGTCAATGTTAGGATCTAATGCCGCAGTTTTGCCTGAACCAAAAGAGCCTGGATTTTTTATTCAAAGAAGTTCAAGCCCACCCGGAAGTTCTACATCACCAAGTTTTAAGTCAGAGAATACAATCACTATTACAGACTTGGAGGCCAGATGA